The Syntrophaceae bacterium genomic interval GGGCAGCCGGAACCCGCTGCGCCCCAACAACGATAACACGGTGACGCTGGAGAGCATGCTCGACCCGCGGGCCCAGTCGGAAGCGATCAAGGTGTTCGGCTTCAACGAGGACCATGTCGGCATCCTGAACAGTGCGGCTGTTATGGCCCAGTACAAGGCGATCCTCGAAGGCGTCGAGAAGCGGGATGCGGATCCCGGGCGGGCGAATCGAAAGGGCAAGGTCCGGTTCCGCTATGCCGTCGGGGAGGCGAGCGACGCCCCCCCGCTCTGGATGTGGCTGATGTTCATCCCCGCGGACACGAGCAGGGCCGAGTTCACCCTGTCTCCCGATCCCCTGAAGGCGGACCAGGAGATGGGGCCGATCCGGGCGGGAGCCTACGACGTGGGTCTCCTGGCGTGGGGATACAGGGTAAGCCCCGCCGGCGTGAAGGCGGACGTTGCCCCGGGCGGGACGGCGCAGGTCTCCCTGTCGCTCGAACCGCAGGGAATGGTGGGCGGCCGGATTACGACGGGGCTTAAGAAAGACGACCGGTACTGGGGATTTATGCCGTATGTGGCGAACAGCCGGATTACTTCCATCTCCCTGACCGGCGGCGGCGCGCAGCGGAAGATCGTTCCCCGCCCCGCGACCAGGGGTGAGGCCATTCGGAGCGTCATGGACAACCGGGATTTCTTCTGGAAAGATTTTTTCATTTTCTTCGATCTGCCCAAGGGCCGATACGAGCTCAGGATCGAAGCACAGGGATTCCGGCCGTTCGTTCAGGCCGTCACCGTCGATCCGAAGATCATTCACGCCCCCCTGAAAATAGCCCTTTCCCCTCTGGATTGACCGGATCAAAACCGGTCCGGCTTCCCTTCCTGCCGCGCCGCAATCCCCGGGTGCGGGTCCTTTCATGTCGAATGGATATCGATACACCTTGTTGAACCTCCACAGCTTTTTCTTGACAACGTGATATGCCGTGCTATTTTGTAACGCAATGTTACGTGGTGGTGCATTGCGATACACTTCATGAAAGAGATCATCCTGAACGACGTTGTTTATTACGCGGCCGCGGATATCATCAAAGAACTGCAGATATCGCGGCAGACGTTCTGGCGCTGGCGGCATGACCGGAAGATTCCATCCGGCCACCGGTTTCGGGACCGAAGGCTTTTGTATCAACAGGGTGAGTTCGCTGAGATATGTGACTATGCAAACAAGGTTGAGTCCATCCCTGTGAAAAATGATGGCCAGCTCAATCTTTTTAAATAAATGCCGATAATACAGGATGAACAAATAAGAATGCCGGCAACCATATAAGGAGGTTTCGGGATGATAAAGGGAATGGTCGCTCCGGATGCGATGAATTTCAGTATGACGGGTTATGCCATGGCGGACAGGGAAACCCCGGCTGCCATCTCGGGCGAGACCCCGCTGATTCTTGCCTCCATAAAGGAAAAAGCGAAAAGGCTGTATGACGAACTCCATGACTATGATGAGCCGACATATTTTCATTTTTGATCGGTGAATGAAGAGTGATCATGACTTCAGGCAAAACCTGAAGCCGCGATAAAAGGGGGCGGCCGGGAAGGGCTTGCCCCCTTTTGTCTTTCCGGAAGCGGATCTGTCCCCGCTTTGTCCCGCTCTTTCCCGTTGTCTCCGCGGCCGGAACGAACGATCAAGGCCGCCGGCATGGATGCTGTTCAGGACTGCAAGGGCGTGAGCGGGAATATGCCGCGAATTGCGGTCGGCCATCGCCCGGAAAGGAGAAAGCCCGTTATGAAGCTTGCCGGCCAGAAGACAAAAATTGTCGCCACCATCGGACCGGCGTCGGAATCGCGAGAGATCATGGAAGGGATGATCAACGCAGGGATGAATGTTGCCCGGCTCAATTTCGCATACGGTGATCCCGACAGCCATACGCAGGTGATCAACACCCTCCGCACAGCCGCCCGCTCAACGGGACGACGAATCGCAGTCATGGCGGACCTGCCCGGCCCGAAGATCAGGATCGGCCGGCTGGCTCATGAACCTGTCGAATTGCAGCCGGGGTTCCCCTTCACCCTGACCACCCGCGATATTGTCGGAGACGCTGAACGCGTCTCGGTAAGCCTCAGGAGTCTCCCCCAGGTGCTCAAGCCCGGCGATACCCTGTTCTTAAATGACGGTATTATCCAGCTGTTAACCCTGAAAATAGAAGGAGAGGAGGTCCTCTGCCGAGTCGTCATCGGGGGGGAATTGCGCTCCCACAAAGGTCTCAACCTGCCCGGCATAGACCTTGGGATCCGAGCCTTCACCCAGCGCGATCGCGAATGGCTGGAATTTGCATCCGCACGGGGGGTGGACGCGGTCAGCCAGTCCTTTGTCGAGAGCGCTGCGGATATCATCGCCGTACGGGAGGCCGCGGCAGCGATGGGGTACCACCCGTACATCATCGCAAAAATAGAACGCTCGCAGGCCTTGGAACACATAGACGGCATTCTTGAGGCAGCGGACGGCATCATGGTCGCCCGCGGCGACCTCGGGGTGGAGATACCGATTGAGAAGATCGCCCTGGTCCAGAAGCGGCTTATCAATCGGGCGAACAGTCTCGGGAAACCGGTTATCACCGCCACGCAGATGCTGGAGTCCATGACGGATAACCGGCGTCCTACCCGGGCGGAGTCGACTGACGTGGCCAATGCGGTGCTCGACGGAACGGACTGCGTCATGCTATCGGCAGAATCGGCCCTGGGAAGCTATCCTGTGGAGGCTGTGGCCATGCTGGCAAAGATTGCCGCAGCGGCAGAGCCATACCGCGTGCGACACGATCTTATGGAGGCCCTCCGGAATGGCGATAAGAAGGGCTCCGCCACGATCACGGATGTAATCGCGTTAAATGTCGAGACGGCCCTGGAGCGCATATCCCCTGCAGCCATATTCGTTCCAACCCGCAGCGGGCTTATGGCTCGCTCCATCGCTCGCTTCAAGCCCCCGGTGTGGATCGTGGCGGTGAGCTCCAGCGAGGAGACATGTCAGCGGCTGCTCTTCAGCAGCGGGGTCTATCCGGTATATGAACCCGATCACCCTCAAAACTGGAATGCATACGTGAAGGACTGGTTATCACACCATGCGCTGGAAGGTAATTTCGCGATCTTGACGGAAGGGCCTTCCCGAGCGCATCCGGGGGCAAACCACCGTATGGAGATCATCCGGCTTAACCGTGAAGGGAACAAGGAATAATCGATGCACAAAAAGGGAGAGAGATAAAGATGAGTCTCCACGAGCTTGCAGGCAAGCCGGCGCCGCGATCGATCCTGGCGAAC includes:
- the pyk gene encoding pyruvate kinase; amino-acid sequence: MKLAGQKTKIVATIGPASESREIMEGMINAGMNVARLNFAYGDPDSHTQVINTLRTAARSTGRRIAVMADLPGPKIRIGRLAHEPVELQPGFPFTLTTRDIVGDAERVSVSLRSLPQVLKPGDTLFLNDGIIQLLTLKIEGEEVLCRVVIGGELRSHKGLNLPGIDLGIRAFTQRDREWLEFASARGVDAVSQSFVESAADIIAVREAAAAMGYHPYIIAKIERSQALEHIDGILEAADGIMVARGDLGVEIPIEKIALVQKRLINRANSLGKPVITATQMLESMTDNRRPTRAESTDVANAVLDGTDCVMLSAESALGSYPVEAVAMLAKIAAAAEPYRVRHDLMEALRNGDKKGSATITDVIALNVETALERISPAAIFVPTRSGLMARSIARFKPPVWIVAVSSSEETCQRLLFSSGVYPVYEPDHPQNWNAYVKDWLSHHALEGNFAILTEGPSRAHPGANHRMEIIRLNREGNKE